In the Streptomyces sp. WMMC940 genome, GAGGCCTTCGAACCGATCTTCACCGAGATCGTCGTCACGCGGAACTCCAGCCACCGGGCGATGGACGCCGACGAGCTGGCGGCGATCGCCGTGGAGGTGTTCGGGGACGAGCGGGTGGTCGTGGAGCCGCGGCTCGACGACGCGCTGGAAGCGGCGATCACCCTCGCCGAGGAGGAGGCGGAGTACTCGGGCGCGGGGGTCCTGGTGACCGGCTCCGTGATCACGGTCGGCGAGGCCCGGCTGCTGCTGGGAAGGGACTGAGGCCATGCGTACGCTCTGCGCGTCCACACTGATCGGCGAGTTCTTCGTGATCGGTTTCGCCGGTCTGGTGGCGATGAAGGACCCGGATCTGTCCCTGGCCGCCGTGTGGACGGTGAGCGGCGTCGCGATGGTGCTGTCGCTGCTGCTGTGCGGGACGGTCACCCGCCCCGGTGGGGTGCAGCTCGGCTGGGCGCTGCAGATCGGCCTGGTCGCCAGTGGCTTCGTGGTTCCGATGATGTTCGCCCTGGGTGCGGTCTTCGCAGGCCTGTGGTGGGCCTCGGTGCACTACGGCCGCAAGGTGGACGAGGCCAAGGCCCGCTGGGCGGAACAGCAGGCCGGGGCGGGTTCGGCAGAGCCTGACGCTGTGTGACGGGTGCCTGAGGGGGCCCTGTAGCCTCTGAGGCACCAGCCAGACCGTTCATCCTCCGGACTCCCTCATCCAGGAAATCCCGGGACCCGCACTCGAAGGAGCCCCAGTGAGCCAGCGCACGCTCGTTCTGCTCAAGCCCGACGCCGTACGCCGCGGCCTGATCGGCGAGATCATCGGCCGTATCGAGCGGAAGGCGGGCTGGCAGATCACCGCGCTGGAGCTGCGCGAGCTGGACCAGGACACCCTGGAGCAGCACTACGGCGAGCACCGGGGCAAGCCGTTCTACGAGCCGCTGGTCGCCTTCATGTCCTCCGGTCCGGTCGTCGCCCTGGTCGTCGAGGGCGAGCGGGTCATCGAGGGCGTGCGTGCCCTGGCCGGTCCGACCGACCCGATCGCGGCCGCGCCCGGTTCCATCCGCGGCGACTACGGCACGATCGTCCGGGAGAACCTGATCCACGCCTCGGATTCCGAGGAGTCCGCCGCCCGTGAGCTGAAGATCTTCTTCCCGGGACGCTGAGGCCCGCCTCGTCCCCCGGTTCACCGCCGGGTTCTCGCTGACCGGCAGTCAGCCGTACAGCGCCCGGACCCTGGGGCGACCGAAGGAATTTCGGTCGCCCTTCGGCATACGTGGCGCGATACAGGGAACGCATCGCTCCGACTCGTCGTCACCCTTATTGAGGCGGGGCCCAGCGCGCGGAGTCGGCGCAGGCGGCACTACGATGGAAGCCTTCACGCCACAGCACCCGCGCATCACCCTCCTCGCCTGCCTGAAAAGCCATCAAAGCTCGATTTGGGAAGGCCCGACGCATCCTCATGGGACACAAGGGGAACTCTATGTCGTTCATCGGCCGTGACATGGCTGTCGACCTCGGGACCGCCAACACGCTGGTGTACGTCAGGGGTCGGGGGATCGTCCTCAACGAGCCGTCCGTGGTCGCCATCAACACCAACACCGGCGGCATCCTCGCCGTGGGGGCCGAGGCCAAGAAGATGATCGGGCGCACGCCCGGCAACATCGTCGCGGTCCGCCCGCTGAAGGACGGCGTGATCGCCGACTTCGAGATCACCGAGCGGATGCTCCGCTACTTCATCCTCAAGATCCACAAGCGCCGGTGGGCGGCCCGTCCCCGCATCGTGGTCTGCGTGCCCTCCGGCATCACCGGAGTCGAGCGCCGCGCGGTGATCGAGGCCTCCACCCAGGCCGGTGCCCGGCAGGTGCACATCATCGAGGAGCCGATGGCGGCCGCGATCGGCGCGGGCCTCCCGGTCCACGAGGCCACCGGCAACATGGTGGTGGACATCGGCGGCGGCACCACCGAGGTCGCCGTGATCTCCCTCGGAGGAATCGTCACGGCACAGTCCATCCGGGTGGCCGGGGACGAGCTGGACAACGCGATCATCCAGCACGTCAAGAAGGAGTACAGCCTCCTCCTGGGTGAGCGGACCGCGGAGAGCATCAAGATCACCATCGGTTCGGCGTTCGACCTGGACAAGGACGAGCACACCGAGATCCGCGGCCGCGACCTGGTCTCCGGTCTGCCCAAGACCGTCGTCATCTCCGCGGCCGAGGTCCGCAAGGCCATCGAGGAGCCGGTCAACGCGATCGTCGACGCCGTGAAGACCACGCTCGACAAGTGCCCGCCGGAGCTGTCCGGCGACGTCATGGACCGCGGCATCGTCCTCACCGGCGGCGGCGCGCTGCTGCGCGGTCTCGACGAGCGGCTGCGCAGCGAGACGGGCATGCCCATCCACATCGCCGAGGACCCGCTGGACTCGGTGGCCCTCGGCTCGGGCAAGTGCGTCGAGGAGTTCGAGGCGCTCCAGCAGGTGCTGGACGCCCAGCCCCGCCGCTAGCGCGGGACCCACGATCGGCCGTTCGGGTCAGGCGGACCCGTTCGGCCGGTCGTTCGTACAACAGCACACGGCACGACGAACACAACACGCACCACAGAGCTCGGCATTCACATTCCGACGAGGAAGGCACGGCCGCCGCACGTGAGGGACACGAAAGAGAGCCGGCTGCTCCTGGTCCTGCTGATCGCCATCGCGTTCGCACTGATCACGGTGGACATCCGCGGCGGCGAGGAGTCACCGGTCGACGGCGCCCGGCAGGCCGCCGCCGCCGTCTTCGGACCGGTCGAGAACGGCGTGGCCTCCGCCGTCGATCCCGTGGGCAATGCCATAGGAGCGATCCGCGACTCGGGCGAGCGGCACGACCGCATCTCCGTCCTCGAGCGCGAGAACGCCGCCCTCAAGGCGAGACTCGGCAGCGACGACCGCAACCGCAGCAGGGTCCGCCAGCTCGACAGCATGCTGAAGAAGGCGGCCAACGGGCAGTACGGCATCAAGGGCGCCGAGGTCATCGCCATAGGAGCCGCCCAGGGCTTCTCCTGGACGGTCACCATCGACGCCGGCTCCGCGGACGGCATCCAGCGCGACATGACCGTCCTCAACGGCGACGGCCTCGTCGGCCGGGTGACCACCGTCGGCCCCAACACCGCGACCGTGCTCCTCGCCAACGACCCGGACTTCACCGTCGGCACCCGGATGGAGCGGACCGACGAACTGGGCTTCGCCACCGGCCAGGGCGACCGGCCGCTGTCCGTGCAACTGCTCAACGGCAAGGCGAAGGTGCGCAAGGGCGACCGGCTGGTCACCTTCGGCTCGCAGGCCGACAAGCCCTTCGTGCCCGGCGTGCCGGTGGGCGAGGTCGTCCGCGTCGATCCCTCCGGCGGCGCCCTGACCCGCAACGTCTTCGTGCGGCCGTACGCCGCCTTCACCAAGCTCGACATCGTCGGGGTGGTCGTCCAGGCACCCCGCACCGACCCGCGCGACATGGTCCTGCCTCCCAAGCCCAAGCCGACTCCCACGCCGACGGTGACCGTCACGGTCACCCCCTCCGCCGACGGCGACACCCGGGCACGGAGCCAGGGCTCGGAGGAGCGGGACCCGGGCGGGGCAACCCCGCAGGCCGACAGCACCGAGGCCGTCACCGGCCGCGACGACGAGTAGCAGGAGGAGCTGAACACCATGCGCTTCAACCGGACGCTCCTCTCCGCGACGCTCGTCGTGGTGGCGCTCGTCGTCCAGGTCACCGTCCTCGCCCGGCTCCAGCTCCCCGGAGCCGTCCCCGATCTGCTGCTGCTCACCGTCGTCGCGCTCGCGCTCGTCTACGGCCACACCAGTGGCGCCCTCATCGGCTTCGGCGCGGGACTCCTCGCCGACCTCGCCCCGCCCGCCGACCACGCCGCCGGGCGCTACGCCCTCGTGCTCTGCGCCATCGGCTACCTCGTCGGACTGGCCCGGCCCGAGAACGGCCGGCTGACCTCCGCCACCGGCCCGATGGTCGTGGTCGTGGCGGCGGCCGTCGGGTCGACCCTGCTGTACGCCGGCGTCGGCGCGCTCGTCGGCGACACCGCCGCGCGCCATGTCGGCCTCGGCTCACTGCTGTTCACGGCGGCCCTGTACGACCTGCTCCTCGCGCCGTTCACCGTGCCGCTGATCATGGCGCTCGCCAGACGCGCCGAGAACGATCCGCTCGCCGAGTCCCCGGCCGGCACCAGCGACGTCTCCAGCGGCTGGGCCACCTCCGGTACGGGACTGCGCATCGGCCGCCAGCGCGGCGGGCTGCGGATCAAGGCGGCCAGGACGCGGGCCTCCCGCGCCGGCCGCATCAGGGGAGTCAAGCGACTGTGACCGAGGGGGTATCGGCAGCGTGAGCAACATTCCCGAGACCGGACGGACCCCCCGCGTCCAGATCCGGCTCATCGTCATCCAGGTCCTCGTCTTCTCCCTGTTCGCCACGCTCGGCGGGCGCCTCTGGTACCTGCAGATCCGCAACGGCGACGAGTACACGAACGAGGCCAGGAGCAACCACGTCCAGCAGGTCGTCCAGCCCGCCGTCCGCGGCTCGATCCTGGACGCCAGGGGCGTGCCCCTGGCCGACAACGAGACCCGGCTCGTCGTCTCCGCGTCCCGCACCGACCTGATGAAGATGAAGGACGACGGCAAGGGGGTGCTCACCCGGCTCGCGGCCGTCCTCGGCATGAAGCCGAAGGACGTCATGGACAAGGTCCGGCTCTGCGACGCCGAGACCCCCCAGCCGTGCTGGAACGGCTCCCCGTACCAGCCCATCCCCGTCACCGACGAGGCCACCACCCAGCAGGCCCTGCAGATCCGCGAACGCGCCGAGGACTTCCCCGGCATCACCGCGGAGCCGATGGCCGTGCGCCGTTACGTCGCGCCCGGCAAGGCCAACACCGCTCAGGTCCTCGGCTACCTCTCGCCCGTCACCGACGAGGAGATCGAGAAGGCCAAGGACACCGACTCGCCGTTCCTGCGCTCCGACCAGGTCGGCCGCTCCGGACTCGAGCGCACGTACGACAAGGACCTGCGCGGCAAGGCCGGCGTCACCCGCTACGAGGTCGACAAGCTCGGCCGGGTCATCGGCCTGGCCCAGGCCGACAAGGCCGAGCCCGGCGCCAACGTCGTCACCTCCATCGACGCCCGCGTCCAGGCGGTCGCCGAGTGGGAGCTCAACAACGCGATGAAGGAAGCCCGCAAGGTCTTCGACGACAACACCGGCACCAACTACAAGGCCGACTCGGGCGCCGTCGTCGTCATGGAGGCCAAGACCGGCCGCGTGGTCGCCATGGCCTCGCTGCCCACCTACGACCCGAACGCCTGGGTCGGCGGCATCTCCGCCAAGGACTACGCGAGGCTCACCGGCAAGAAGTCCAACTTCCCGCTGCTGAACCGGGCGATCCAGGGCCAGGCCGCCCCCGGCTCCATCTTCAAGGTCATCCCCACCACGGCGGCGGTCAACGCCGGCTACGACTTCAACGGCCGCTACCCCTGTCCCAGCTCCTACTCCATCGGCAACCAGGTCTTCAAGAACTTCGAGTCCCAGGGACACGGCAGCATCACCCTCGGCCAGGCCCTCGAGGTCTCCTGCGACACCGTCTACTACGCCCTCTCCCACCAGCAGTGGAAGAAGGACGGCGGCCTCAAGCCGAAGAAGAACCCGGCGGACTGGTTCTACAAGACGGCCCACCAGTTCGGCCTCGGCGCCGAGACCGGCATCGACCTCCCCAACGAGGTCACCGGCCGCGTCCCCGACCGCCGCTGGAAGCAGAAGTTCTGGGAGGCCAACAAGGACTACTGGTGCAAGATCGGCAAGAAGGGCGGCGACTACATCCAGCAGCTCTCGTACGAGAACTGCCTGGAAGGCAATCTGATGCGCGCCGGTGACTCCGTGAACTACTCCATCGGCCAGGGCGACACCCTCGTCACCCCGATCCAGATGGCCACCATCTACGCGGCGATCTCCAACGGCGGCACCATGTGGAACCCGACCGTCGGCAAGGCGGTCGTCAGTGCCGACGGCAAGAGCGTCCGCGAGATCAAGCCCAAGTCCCACGGCAAGCTGCCCATGAACGCCAAGACGCGCAAGCTGATGAACGAGGCACTCGCGGGAGTCGCCACCCGCGGTACCGCCGCCTGGCGGTTCGGCGGCTGGCCGCAGGACAAGATCCCGATGCACGCCAAGACCGGCACGGCCGAGGTCCACGGAAAGCAGACGACGTCCTGGTTCGCCACGTACACCAAGGACTACTCGATCGTCATGACCATCTCCCAGGGAGGCACCGGCTCCGGCGCCTCCGGCCCCGCCGTGCGCAACATCTACAACGCGCTCTACGGGCTGGACATGGAGGGCAACCAGGACCTCAAGAAGGCCCTGCTGCCGCAGCCCCAGAAGGCGCTCCCGAAGATCCAGCCCGACGGCTCCATCGACGCGCCGAAGATCACGCCGTACGTGCCGGCCAAGCCCGAGTCCGAAGAAGAGGACACCGCCCTCGCCGGCCCGCCCGCGGCCACCGGACGGAGGGACTGAAGCATGGCCGGACCCCATGGCTTCTCGGTCTCGCGCTACGCACCGGAGCGCGGTGGCCTCGCCAAGCTCCTCGCCCGCGACTCGATGGTCCGCCGGCTCGACTGGCCCATGCTCGCCTCGGCGCTCGCCCTGTCGCTGCTCGGCTCCCTGCTCGTCTGGTCCGCGACCCGCAACCGCACCGAGCTCAACCACGGCGACCCGTACTACTTCTTCCTGCGCCACCTGCTCAACACCGGCATCGGGCTCGCCCTGATGGTCGGCACCGTCTGGCTCGGGCACCGCACCCTGCGTGGTGCCGTGCCCGTGCTGTACGGCATCTCCCTGGTGCTGGTCGCACTGGTGCTCACCCCGCTCGGCGCGACCATCAACGGCGCCCACGCCTGGATCGTGCTCGGCGGGGGCTTCTCCCTCCAGCCCTCCGAGTTCGTGAAGATCACGATCATCCTGGGGATGGCGATACTGCTGGCGACCCAGGTCGACGCCGGCGACCAGCTCCATCCCGACCACCGGACCGTCGCCAAGTCACTTGGCCTGGCGGTCCTCCCCATGATCATCGTGATGCTGATGCCGGACCTCGGCTCGGTCATGGTGATGGTGGTGATCGTCCTCGGCGTGCTGCTCGCCTCCGGCGCCTCCAACCGCTGGATCTTCGGACTGATCGGCGCGGGCATCGGCGGCGCCGTCCTCGTCACCGTGCTCGGCCTGCTCGACGAGTACCAGATCAACCGCTTCGCGGCGTTCGCCAACCCCGAACTCGACCCGGCCGGCGTCGGTTACAACACCAACCAGGCACGCATCGCCATCGGCTCCGGCGGGCTGCTCGGCACGGGCCTGTTCAAGGGCTCCCAGACCACCGGCCAGTTCGTGCCCGAACAGCAGACCGACTTCGTCTTCACCGTCGCCGGCGAGGAGCTCGGCTTCGTCGGAGCGGGCCTCATCATCGTCCTGCTCGGCGTCGTCCTGTGGCGCGCCTGCCGCATCGCCCGCGACACCACCGAGCTGTACGGCACGATCGTCGCCGCCGGGATCATCGCCTGGTTCGCGTTCCAGTCCTTCGAGAACATCGGCATGACCCTCGGCATCATGCCCGTGGCCGGACTGCCGCTGCCGTTCGTCTCCTACGGCGGATCGTCGATGTTCGCGGTGTGGGTGGCCGTCGGACTCCTGCAGTCCATCAAGGTGCAACGCCCGATGTCCGCCTGAGTTCCTCCGCCCCTCCCGGTCCACCGCACCGACCGCACCGGCGGCCGTACCTCACGACCCACGGCCGCCGGGACGACTAGATGAATACCCGGCGGATAGATTCAACTCATGGCGGAGACGAAGCGGGAAATCGAGCGGAAGTACGAAGCCACATCCGAGACCGAGGTCCCGGACCTCACCGGCGCGGCCGGGATCGCGGACGTCGTCGAGAAGGGCGTGACCGAGCTCGACGCCGTCTACTACGACACCCCCGGCCTGCGGCTGGCCGCCGACAGGATCACGCTGCGCCGCCGCACCGGCGGCGCCGACGAGGGCTGGCATCTGAAGTTCCCCGTCGCCACCGGCATCCGCGAGGAGATCCACGCACCCCTCCGCGACTCGCTGCCGCGCACCCTCGCCGGACTCGTCCGCTCCCGCACCCGGGACACCCCCCTCGTCGCCGTCGTACGTCTGCGGTCCTCCCGAGACGTACGCCACCTCGTCGACGACCGGGGCAGGCTCCTCGCCGAGCTCTCCCTCGACACCGTGCACGCGGAACGCCTCACACCCGGCAACGGCACCGCAGGATGGACCGAGATCGAGGTCGAACTGGCCGACGACGCCGACCCCGCCCTCCTGGACCGCGTCGAGAAGCGCCTCCGCAAGGCCGGCATCAAGCCCGCGTCCGCCCCGTCCAAGCTGGCCAGGGCCCTCGCCGACACGGAACCCGACCCGGCCGCGGCCACCGGCGCCAAGGCCGCCTCGGCGGCCGCCCGGCAGGCGGTCACCGCCGCGGAAAGCCGCGACGGCACCGACGCCGCCCACCCCGAGGAACTGGCGTCGTCGCGCCACGCCGACGCGTTCGCCCCCGAAGGAGGCGAACGCGCCCCCAAGGCCCCCGAGGCCGCCAGGAGCGTCCGCCACCGGGGCGCACGGCTGGGGCCCGCGCACGCCGGCGAACACGTCCTCGCCTACCTGCGCGAACAGCGCGACGCCCTCGTCGCCCTCGACCCGGCCGTACGCCGCGACCTCCCCGACGCGGTGCACCAGATGCGGGTCGCCACCCGCCGTATGCGCAGCGCCTTCAAGACCTTCCGGAAGATCATCGACCGGACCGTCACCGACCCGGTCGGGGAGGAGCTGAAATGGCTGGCAGGCGAACTGGGCGCCGCCCGCGACCAGGAGGTCATGGCCGAGCGGCTGCGTGACCGCATCGACGCACTGCCCCGTCAGCTGCTCCTCGGCCCCGTCCGCAGCAGGCTCCGGATCTGGGCCACCGCCCACCGCGCCGACGCCCGCCGCCGTTCCGTCGCCGTGCTCGACACCGAGCGCTACCTCACCCTCCTCGACACCCTCGACGCACTCCTCGACGAACCACCGTTGCTCCCCACCGCCACGGCGAAGCCAGCGGCCGCACTTCCCAAGGCGGTGCTCAAGGACTACGACCGGCTCGCCGGCCGTGTCGAGCGCGCCCTCGGTCTCCCCGCCGGCCACGACCGCGACCTCGCCATGCACGACGCCCGCAAGGCCGCCAAGCGGGCCCGCTACGCGGCCGAGGCCGTCACGCCCGCCCTGGGCAAGTCCGCCAAGAGGTTCGCCAAGCGCATGAAGGCCGTCCAGACCGTCCTCGGCGACCACCAGGACAGCGTCGTCACCCGCGAGACCCTCCGCGACCTCGCCGTCCAGTCCCACGCGGCCGGCGAGTCCGCGTTCACCTGGGGACTGCTGTTCGGACGGGAGGAGGCCGCGGCCGCCGACCGGGAGCGTGAACTGCCGGAAGTCTGGGAGGAGGCCGCCCGGCCCGAGCTCCGCGCGGCGCTCAAGGGCTGACCGCGCCCCGGACGGCCCGGGGCCGCCCTCCGGTCGGGTTACGCTTGAGAGTCGCCCCTGCCCGTCCACGAAGGTTCCTGATGTCTGCCGAGTCGGTCTTCCCACAGCTCGAAGCTCTGCTCCCGCATGTGCAGAAGCCCATCCAGTACGTCGGTGGTGAGCTGAACTCCACGGTCAAGCCGTGGGAGAGCTGCGATGTGCGCTGGGCGCTGATGTACCCGGACGCCTACGAGGTCGGACTGCCCAATCAGGGCGTCATGATCCTCTACGAGGTACTCAACGAGCGCGCGGGCGTTCTCGCCGAGCGCACCTACAGCGTCTGGCCGGACCTCGAGGAGCTGATGCGCGAGCACGGCGTCCCCCAGTTCACGGTCGACAGCCACCGCCCGGTCAAGGCCTTCGACGTCCTCGGTCTGAGCTTCTCCACGGAGCTCGGCTACACCAACATGCTCACGGCCCTCGACCTCTCCGGCATCCCGCTGGAGGCCAAGGACCGCACGATCGACGACCCGATCGTCCTCGCCGGCGGGCACGCGGCCTTCAACCCCGAGCCGATCGCGGACTTCATCGACTGCGCCGTGATCGGCGACGGCGAGCAGGCCGTCCTGCAGATCACCGACATCATCCGGGACTGGAAGGCCGAGGGGCGCCCCGGCGGCCGCGAGGAACTGCTGTTCCGACTGGCCAGGACCGGCGGCGTCTACGTCCCGGGCTTCTACGACGTCGAGTACCTCCCCGACGGCCGCATCGGCCGCGTCGTGCCCAACAAGTCCGGCGTGCCGTGGCGCGTGTCCAAGCACACCGTCATGGACCTCGACGAGTGGCCCTACCCCAAGCAGCCGCTCGTCCCGCTCGCCGAGACCGTCCACGAGCGCATGTCCGTCGAGATCTTCCGCGGCTGCACCCGCGGCTGCCGCTTCTGCCAGGCCGGCATGATCACGCGCCCCGTCCGGGAGCGGAGCATCACCGGCATCGGCGAGATGGTCGACAAGGGCCTCAAGGCGACCGGCTTCGAGGAGGTCGGCCTGCTGTCGCTGTCCTCCGCCGACCACAGCGAGATCGGCGACATCGCCAAGGGCCTCGCGGACCGGTACGAGGAGGACAAGATCGGTCTGTCCCTCCCCTCGACCCGCGTCGACGCGTTCAACGTCGACCTGGCCAACGAGCTGACCCGCAACGGCCGCCGCTCCGGTCTGACGTTCGCCCCCGAGGGCGGCTCCGAGCGCATGCGCAAGGTCATCAACAAGATGGTGTCGGAGGAGGACCTGATCCGCACCGTCGCCACCGCCTACGGCAACGGCTGGCGCCAGGTGAAGCTGTACTTCATGTGCGGCCTGCCCACCGAGACCGACGAGGACGTGCTGCAGATCGGCGACATGGCGGTCAACGTCATCGCCAAGGGCCGCGAGGTCTCCGGTTCCAACGACATCCGCTGCACGGTGTCCATCGGCGGCTTCGTGCCCAAGCCGCACACGCCCTTCCAGTGGGCCCCCCAGCTCTCCGCAGAGGAGACCGACGCCCGCCTGGAGAAGCTCCGCGACAAGATCCGCGGCGACAAGAAGTACGGCCGCTCCATCGGCTTCCGCTACCACGACGGCAAGCCCGGAATCGTCGA is a window encoding:
- the mrdA gene encoding penicillin-binding protein 2, encoding MSNIPETGRTPRVQIRLIVIQVLVFSLFATLGGRLWYLQIRNGDEYTNEARSNHVQQVVQPAVRGSILDARGVPLADNETRLVVSASRTDLMKMKDDGKGVLTRLAAVLGMKPKDVMDKVRLCDAETPQPCWNGSPYQPIPVTDEATTQQALQIRERAEDFPGITAEPMAVRRYVAPGKANTAQVLGYLSPVTDEEIEKAKDTDSPFLRSDQVGRSGLERTYDKDLRGKAGVTRYEVDKLGRVIGLAQADKAEPGANVVTSIDARVQAVAEWELNNAMKEARKVFDDNTGTNYKADSGAVVVMEAKTGRVVAMASLPTYDPNAWVGGISAKDYARLTGKKSNFPLLNRAIQGQAAPGSIFKVIPTTAAVNAGYDFNGRYPCPSSYSIGNQVFKNFESQGHGSITLGQALEVSCDTVYYALSHQQWKKDGGLKPKKNPADWFYKTAHQFGLGAETGIDLPNEVTGRVPDRRWKQKFWEANKDYWCKIGKKGGDYIQQLSYENCLEGNLMRAGDSVNYSIGQGDTLVTPIQMATIYAAISNGGTMWNPTVGKAVVSADGKSVREIKPKSHGKLPMNAKTRKLMNEALAGVATRGTAAWRFGGWPQDKIPMHAKTGTAEVHGKQTTSWFATYTKDYSIVMTISQGGTGSGASGPAVRNIYNALYGLDMEGNQDLKKALLPQPQKALPKIQPDGSIDAPKITPYVPAKPESEEEDTALAGPPAATGRRD
- a CDS encoding DUF4233 domain-containing protein → MRTLCASTLIGEFFVIGFAGLVAMKDPDLSLAAVWTVSGVAMVLSLLLCGTVTRPGGVQLGWALQIGLVASGFVVPMMFALGAVFAGLWWASVHYGRKVDEAKARWAEQQAGAGSAEPDAV
- the rodA gene encoding rod shape-determining protein RodA, with the protein product MAGPHGFSVSRYAPERGGLAKLLARDSMVRRLDWPMLASALALSLLGSLLVWSATRNRTELNHGDPYYFFLRHLLNTGIGLALMVGTVWLGHRTLRGAVPVLYGISLVLVALVLTPLGATINGAHAWIVLGGGFSLQPSEFVKITIILGMAILLATQVDAGDQLHPDHRTVAKSLGLAVLPMIIVMLMPDLGSVMVMVVIVLGVLLASGASNRWIFGLIGAGIGGAVLVTVLGLLDEYQINRFAAFANPELDPAGVGYNTNQARIAIGSGGLLGTGLFKGSQTTGQFVPEQQTDFVFTVAGEELGFVGAGLIIVLLGVVLWRACRIARDTTELYGTIVAAGIIAWFAFQSFENIGMTLGIMPVAGLPLPFVSYGGSSMFAVWVAVGLLQSIKVQRPMSA
- the mreD gene encoding rod shape-determining protein MreD codes for the protein MRFNRTLLSATLVVVALVVQVTVLARLQLPGAVPDLLLLTVVALALVYGHTSGALIGFGAGLLADLAPPADHAAGRYALVLCAIGYLVGLARPENGRLTSATGPMVVVVAAAVGSTLLYAGVGALVGDTAARHVGLGSLLFTAALYDLLLAPFTVPLIMALARRAENDPLAESPAGTSDVSSGWATSGTGLRIGRQRGGLRIKAARTRASRAGRIRGVKRL
- a CDS encoding TIGR03960 family B12-binding radical SAM protein, yielding MSAESVFPQLEALLPHVQKPIQYVGGELNSTVKPWESCDVRWALMYPDAYEVGLPNQGVMILYEVLNERAGVLAERTYSVWPDLEELMREHGVPQFTVDSHRPVKAFDVLGLSFSTELGYTNMLTALDLSGIPLEAKDRTIDDPIVLAGGHAAFNPEPIADFIDCAVIGDGEQAVLQITDIIRDWKAEGRPGGREELLFRLARTGGVYVPGFYDVEYLPDGRIGRVVPNKSGVPWRVSKHTVMDLDEWPYPKQPLVPLAETVHERMSVEIFRGCTRGCRFCQAGMITRPVRERSITGIGEMVDKGLKATGFEEVGLLSLSSADHSEIGDIAKGLADRYEEDKIGLSLPSTRVDAFNVDLANELTRNGRRSGLTFAPEGGSERMRKVINKMVSEEDLIRTVATAYGNGWRQVKLYFMCGLPTETDEDVLQIGDMAVNVIAKGREVSGSNDIRCTVSIGGFVPKPHTPFQWAPQLSAEETDARLEKLRDKIRGDKKYGRSIGFRYHDGKPGIVEGLLSRGDRRVGAVIRAVYEDGGRFDGWREHFSYDRWMECAGKTLPEFGVDVDWYTTRERAYEEVLPWDHLDSGLDKDWLWEDWQDALDETEVEDCRWTPCFDCGVCPQMDTAIQIGPTGKKLLPLTVVK
- the ndk gene encoding nucleoside-diphosphate kinase; this encodes MSQRTLVLLKPDAVRRGLIGEIIGRIERKAGWQITALELRELDQDTLEQHYGEHRGKPFYEPLVAFMSSGPVVALVVEGERVIEGVRALAGPTDPIAAAPGSIRGDYGTIVRENLIHASDSEESAARELKIFFPGR
- a CDS encoding rod shape-determining protein, which encodes MSFIGRDMAVDLGTANTLVYVRGRGIVLNEPSVVAINTNTGGILAVGAEAKKMIGRTPGNIVAVRPLKDGVIADFEITERMLRYFILKIHKRRWAARPRIVVCVPSGITGVERRAVIEASTQAGARQVHIIEEPMAAAIGAGLPVHEATGNMVVDIGGGTTEVAVISLGGIVTAQSIRVAGDELDNAIIQHVKKEYSLLLGERTAESIKITIGSAFDLDKDEHTEIRGRDLVSGLPKTVVISAAEVRKAIEEPVNAIVDAVKTTLDKCPPELSGDVMDRGIVLTGGGALLRGLDERLRSETGMPIHIAEDPLDSVALGSGKCVEEFEALQQVLDAQPRR
- the mreC gene encoding rod shape-determining protein MreC, whose translation is MRDTKESRLLLVLLIAIAFALITVDIRGGEESPVDGARQAAAAVFGPVENGVASAVDPVGNAIGAIRDSGERHDRISVLERENAALKARLGSDDRNRSRVRQLDSMLKKAANGQYGIKGAEVIAIGAAQGFSWTVTIDAGSADGIQRDMTVLNGDGLVGRVTTVGPNTATVLLANDPDFTVGTRMERTDELGFATGQGDRPLSVQLLNGKAKVRKGDRLVTFGSQADKPFVPGVPVGEVVRVDPSGGALTRNVFVRPYAAFTKLDIVGVVVQAPRTDPRDMVLPPKPKPTPTPTVTVTVTPSADGDTRARSQGSEERDPGGATPQADSTEAVTGRDDE
- a CDS encoding CYTH and CHAD domain-containing protein, whose product is MAETKREIERKYEATSETEVPDLTGAAGIADVVEKGVTELDAVYYDTPGLRLAADRITLRRRTGGADEGWHLKFPVATGIREEIHAPLRDSLPRTLAGLVRSRTRDTPLVAVVRLRSSRDVRHLVDDRGRLLAELSLDTVHAERLTPGNGTAGWTEIEVELADDADPALLDRVEKRLRKAGIKPASAPSKLARALADTEPDPAAATGAKAASAAARQAVTAAESRDGTDAAHPEELASSRHADAFAPEGGERAPKAPEAARSVRHRGARLGPAHAGEHVLAYLREQRDALVALDPAVRRDLPDAVHQMRVATRRMRSAFKTFRKIIDRTVTDPVGEELKWLAGELGAARDQEVMAERLRDRIDALPRQLLLGPVRSRLRIWATAHRADARRRSVAVLDTERYLTLLDTLDALLDEPPLLPTATAKPAAALPKAVLKDYDRLAGRVERALGLPAGHDRDLAMHDARKAAKRARYAAEAVTPALGKSAKRFAKRMKAVQTVLGDHQDSVVTRETLRDLAVQSHAAGESAFTWGLLFGREEAAAADRERELPEVWEEAARPELRAALKG